The Lolium perenne isolate Kyuss_39 chromosome 6, Kyuss_2.0, whole genome shotgun sequence genome segment ACGAAAAATGGTTGTCCGATGATGTAAGTGTGTAGAACACATCTATTCCATACATTTAATATTTACATGTATGTTATTAACATATAATGTCATTATGTTATTCGcaggtcattgatggttacattgGGCATTTGAACCTCCGTGTTGGGGATGATCGCTTCTTGTGTCCGCATGGAGATCAAAATATCTAGTAGACCGGGCAATTGCCGGAGACAAACCCAAAGAATCCAGCAAGAACATGGATAGCGCGATGGTAAGATCTGGCGCGGTTGGTAGAGTGTTGACGGAATACACCGTCCGTGACAAGGTACGTAATATATGATTGTTATAAAATATTGTAGTACTCTGCTAATAAACTTGCCGAATGACATCTCATTTTTTTCATATGttctaattttttgcaggtttatTTTCCACTCAACATTGGCAATACACACTGGACGACCGTTGTCATGCACACACCGAAGCAAGAATTCCAAGTTCTCGACTCGCTTTATCCTCTAGAGTTTACGTTGGAGACTGTTGAGGCACTTGTAAGTGAAAAACAAATTGTCCACATTACTTCTAACACACTGAATTGCGCAAATTAGCATAAGCTGTTATCTCTCTACAAAGCGCCAAAGTGCAGATGACATGCAAGTGGCCAACGAAGTCACGAGTGGAAATCATCCCGACGTTTCAAAGTGGCCGATATTAGAGTACGACATGCCGCAGCAACATGACGGGTGAGTTAATGTTACACCAATTTAAGTTTATGATCAATACATGAGAGGATTAACGTTATCGAGATTTTGCATTTACAACAGGAACTCTTGTGGATTGTTTGTGATGGAATGCATGGAGCATTGGGATGGGGACCGGATGACTGCAGAGATTTCACAGGTTTGTTAAAAATCGTCTGTATGTACACCCTTGGATTAACAAAAATGTGTTACATCTAACCCATATTTCGTAATATTGTTTAGATCAAAATTAATGGAAGGCGAAGACGAATTGTCGCTGAAATGATGTTATCACCTTCGAACACGTTAGAGATGGTGAAAGAGAGAATTCGGTCCGTCGCTTCCAGGATCAACAAGAAGACATAGAAAATGGTAGATAAAAGTTTGAGTGGTTAGGTTTTAGTCCCGAAGAAGGTTTCCTGACCATGAATAGCTTTTTTCCTTCTATCAACTATGTTATGTTGTCAAGTGACCATGAATACTTTTTTCGTTTTGTTCAAGACATATGGCTATCCTATTATTTTGTTTGCTTAATCATATattcttgtttcttgttttattgAGGTGCACATACGTACACACACGTACATATTTTTTGATCATGATTTCTTGATGATTTTTCGATTGCACACAAACACCGAAAGTAACATTTAAGCTACATACACAAACACAAAGTGTACCAAGTCGGTATCATTTTCGTTGTGCGATTTTTTTCAGGTGTAGACACACGCTATGCAAAACTAAAGAATCATACACCAACATAGTAGCCATTTTTCAGCTACACACTCACACACACAAGAAATTTACACCTACACACATCAATTTCGTTGAAGATTTTtcaggtgcacacacacactTTGCATTTAGTCAAGTAGTTCAACCCATTTACAAAACCGTAGTATAAACATACACACTTCACATAACATAGATCTATCTAGGGTGTGTTTGGGGCAGCACCACTCCAATCTATCTTCGGCTTCTTCTCCTCTGGCCACTGTCCCAAAGTGGCCCCCACGAAACGAGGAGGGCTTGTTTGATAACACATGGGAAAACTCCAGGACGCGGCAGTCCAATATTCATGCCCATCGCTGATGCGAGTGTGTGTCCACGCTTCATCCCCACTTGGGCGCTTGGTGCCAGCCAATTCTTTTCCTTTGCCTTGCTCGATGAAGAAGCCTTTGTGCCGCCCGTTGAACTGGGTTGCAATGCAGTTGGTGTTGCTTGCGGAGGTAGCCGGTGGCGCTGTCCATAGTTGCATTGACGGATTATATGGTACAGTTTGTACGCCACAAACCCATCTCTGGCTGCATACTCCAGATTAATTTCATCGAGGGGATTCTTCTCCCAGAACTTGTGCTGGACAGATGGGAATTCTTTCTTCATTCCTTTGTAGCTCATATCGATGAGTGCGGCTGCCATGTCAGCCATCCCAGTCCTGTCGCGTTCAAGCTGGAACAAGTCCTGCAGATCGATGTGGTACTCAATTGGTATCTCAATATTCCAACTTCGCTGCATTGCTATTCTGTCATTTCTGATATCGACGCTAGCAAAGTGGACACCACTGCGTAGGAAATCCATGAGTTTGGGACACCACGGTTGGCTACTGCTCCACCATAAAAATGGAAAAGATTAACTGGTAAAATATTGTTGGGAAAAAATGCTGAAAATGAGTTGTGAAATGCAATGAAATTATGTGATAATATTTCATTCCTACGTGTCATTTAACATTTTTTGTCTGAACTTGAATGGAAGTACATATCATGGTTCATATCAGTACATTCAAATGGATTTAGAAGTTCAGATTTTATCCTTAAAGATGAATGAGTACCAGTACTATGTTTGTGAGGGGGATTTACCATAACTACAGGCACATGAGTAACTAAATAACAACTAAGTAACCACATCAAAAATATCAAATCACAGAAATGAACTAGCATGAAGCATCAAATCAAGATGATAGAGGTTATGTAAAACCGGGTTTCATATTTCAAGTTTGCAAGAGCCACTGTAAAAATCAAATATACATACCTTGACCATTGGTAGACCAATACGTGTTCTTTCATCGCCAGTTGGACGACGGCGATCCGATAGTCACCTTTGTACTCCGGGTCGCAGTACTCGAAGTCCAGGCCCATGAACTTGTATTCATCCTTGCTCAACCACTGCTCGTACATGTCCACAATCTCGGCTGCTTTATGGTTGTCGTCGGTGTAGACAACCTCAATCTCAGTTTGATGTGCGACAATCTTCCGGATTTCAGTTTTGTGACTGGTAACCTCCCATTCCTGATCCGTGTCACTGCTCTGATTGCTAACCTCCCTTTCCTGATCCATGTCAGTGCTGTGATTGCTGAACTCTCTTTCCTGATCCATTTCGAGAGGTAGACGAAGAGGGCAGTGTGGAGAAAGGAGGAGAAAGAAGGGGAGGGAAGATGAATCGGTGGGAAATGCACTGCAGAATAAATGGCAAATGAGGAGGAGAAAGAAGGGGAGGGAAGATGACTCGGTGTGAACTGCCCTGCACAAAAAATGGCAACTGCCCAGCCGAAATTAAATCACGTAATGTGGGAACACACCGAAATGGGCTACCTTTTTACGCGGGCCCTGCACAATATGGCCTAGATTTGGTGCATGATGACGCCACTTTTTATGCAGTGCTTATGTGATCGATTAATAGGAAACACCACTATTTCATGACAATAAAACATGCGTAAATCATTATTGAAACATAATATGCAGCACACACTAATGTCATGACAATAAAACATGCGTTAACAATTAATCAAACATAATATGTAGCACACACTAATGTCCATGTTTCATGACACAGTTGTCATGTGTAAGCATTTAAAATACGTGGTGATTTCATAGTTGATCAACTAGGAGCTTCAGACCACCCTCCTTGCTACCACGAAACCAGAATATGTAGATGTCACCAacttgcatcttattttgcttcacAACATCCATCCAATTTGAGGTAATCATGGCAGTTTTCCCTACTTTGCTCAAGACCATCCTAACTTTAGCAACTTTTCTATTCCTGGAAAAGACTTGAATTTCGGATGGTAATTTCAGATTCTTCACAATGTACTCCATGGTGTAGGCCTTTGAGAAGTACTGCAAAAGGAGTCAATGAGCAATCATTTGTTAGcaaaaaattttgacatacgcttGGACAATAATGATGGCTTATGATTTATTCAAAAATTGATTACCATTTTGGCTTTGCCCTTGATGATGATTGAATTTTTTATGGTGAAGACATAGAGGGGTCTACTTGGGTTGTGCTTACAAACTACACGCTTCAGTCTAGCAAGTTGTTCATCATCCATCTCCACCAGATTGGCAAACACACAGAAGGAGTCAAAATCTGCATTCCCCATAATTCCTGGACCTGAATGCATAATTTTGGATATTAATGAACAATAATATATGTACTGAAACATTTTTGTTGGAAGGATCATTCTTACCTCTCATAGTAATTCTTTCTCGCGCATCCCCAGGAGCAACAACTTCAGTACGTGAGCGTCCATGTTCACCTTCATACCATTACGAGTGATCAAACATAGTTATAAAAAATGCATTTAATGTAACATTCATGATGATCTATGACATATGTTACATGACAACTTCAATAGTATGACCTCAAAATGTACAAGATTCAATCTTTTAGTACTGCATGTTACTGTAGCAGATCTAGGTGTTGTCGACAAATAGATGAGAATCTGATTGCAGTTACTGTAGCAGATCTAGGTGTTGTCGACAAATAGATGAGAAACCGATTGCGATTCATCGTAGCTAATGTAGGTGTTGTCGACAAATAGATGACAAAAATGAATGCATATTAGGCCCGGGACATCGATGAAAAACAGATCTAACATGGCGCATGTCTTGGGCAATAATTGCTGCAGCCTAATGTATGAGATCTATGTGTTGTCGACAATTTGATCAATTGTCAGAAACAACCGCACGGAGAATAGAGGGGAGATAGATGAGCAACAGAGGGGAGATAGATGATCTAGTTCCGGACGGATATGCATAGGGTTTTATCATACCTCTCACCGACGACAGCTCCACAATGGTACGCAGGGTTCTGAGGCGGCGACGGCAAAAAAATGGGAATAATTTATCAGGCAATCCCACGATTAGGGTATAAGAAAGCGTTGAGCTTGTATATAGGTGCGGGATGGGCCGTCGGCCATTATTTTTTAGCTTTTCAATTTGGGTATCTTTGGGCCACCGGAACTATTAAGTTATCCTAATGCGGCCCGATcgactcaactcatttatatttttattctgtaatTTTGTATTACAACTATGCACATTACGGTGCAGACATAGCTACCGTGGAGAGGAGGGCAACCAAGGCGACGCAAAGTGCTCAAAGATGCAACCACCGCATTCCGAAGCCATCAGCAATTTTCTCGGCACAATTATGCAGATGACAAGTTGCACCAGATGATGCATATGGATGTAACATGCAACCACCATCATTCCAAAGGCAAGACATAGCTAAGCATCAAGACACCAATACATACATTATACTTAATTACATAACTTAGTTCCACACATATTCACAAAATAAGACCATCAATATAATAGATGGTCACACTAGGTAAATAACTTAGTTATTTACAAAACTAACTTTGTTCAACACTCATTACGACATAGTTCAACGCCATAAAGCAAAAGCAACAACATCACATCAGTCCACAACATCTAGGCATCATCCTCGACAGAGAGCACCACCAGCAGTCCATAATGCTGTACCCTAATCTGCCTAGAGGTGCCAGAGATGGCTAGCTCCTCGGCATGCTGCCTCAGATGATCAAGCTTGCCACCCTTCGGCTTCGACTGTGCCATGGACAAGTACTTCCCACGCTTCTTGAAAGGCAGGTCCCCATTATGCAGCTTCTCCAGGAGCTTCCTTTTGAATGACCCCATGTTCCTGCGTCGTCAACCGACTCCGCAGAATCCCGTGAGTCATACTAGACAAGAACAATGTGTACAAATTACAATTACAGATGCAAACCAAACAAAATGAAATAGATGGAAGGGTACACAACTAAATATATTGCTCACCTCCGAGCCATCAGATTCCTCCAAGTCCTGGTATGGACCATCCAcagcaccaccacctcctcctggttTGCGGCATCGCATCGGCaggttcttcctcctcctggtttgGTGGAGGCACAggttccaccacctcctcctggttTGCTGCATCTGCAGAACAGGTTCTTCCTCATGCTGGTTTGGAGGAGGCACAGGTTACACCACCTCCTCCTGGTTTGCTGCATCAGCAGAATGTGTTCTTCCTCATGCTGGTTTGGAGGAGGCACAGTGTTCCACGTCCTCCCGCTTCCTCTTCCTAGACCCTTCGCCAACCTACATACCAAAAAGATAAATCCACACATTAATCCCCTCAAGGAAAAAGTCATCAAAATAGTTTGCATACCAAAAAATCAAAAAGGAAACAATAATCCATATCATATTTAACATTCTTTCATTGTATCATCTTATGTATACTCCTAACTCCTAAGTCCTTATTATTAATTACAAACAAGTAATGGTAATCATGTCATACAGAAATGCTTTATTTATTATTCTCGTAATAGAAATGATTTTGATCAACATTTATAAGTTGCTGTATTTTCCTACGGCGCGATAAATAAATTTGATAATAAAGTACCGAAACATGGAATTTATAAGCTAGGTTATGTGGACCATATCATGCAATTAGTAGTACCTATTGCAAAAGTAAAATACTTAAAAGGGTTAGACCTAGTGTAAAAACTAAGAATCACTATCATGATTTGAGATTCTAACTTGTGTTATGCATTTGTAATCAGGCATAGTTCATTTACATCAACTACTCCCTCTGATTTGTACAATAGAGATCCTTGTGCAACTATCCAGCAGACATGAACAAAATGAACAAACATCACTAAGACAAAGCATAGAACATTAGTTAAGCTCCATAGTTGCTACCGTGATAACGTCGTAGTAAACCCCGAGCATAACCTACCCAAAGTATCAACATTATCGTAGCAAGTAATTAAGATGTTGTTTGGATAAGGTAGCCTGGTAGACCCGTTAATCCACAGGAAAAAAGGGGCAGAACGAGCGATTACCTCCATATGCAAGTCCGCTTCACCTCCGAGACGTCGCCGGACGCCGGCGCAGCGAGCAGATCCGGCACGGCCTTCTCCGCCAAGGACGACGAATCCTCCTCCGCAGATTCCTCCGCGTCCAGATCCGCCCGTGCCGCGACCACCGGGCCGACGACGACCGACCCGATGACAGAGGCATCGACGACGGTGGACCTCGCAGCGACCGCCGTAATGCTGGACTCTCCACCACCGCCTTCGCCTCCAACCGCCTCCGCCGATGCAGCATCATCGACGGCCGCCAAGTTCTCCAGATCGTCCGCGCCAACTGCTACTCCCGCAGCTTCCATCGCCGCCGACCCATCGGATCGGCGATGAGATAACATAATCTAACGGCGGAGCGAGGTAgatggagagggagaggggtttTTTGGCGGAGAGATTCTCGGAGAGGTGGGGAACGGGGGGAAATGGCCGCAGATGTGGGAGACGAAGCTTTTATATGCGCGGACGCCTCAGGTCCCTCGCCAGGTAGCTTTACACGTCACCATAGCCTCCTCTCCCTTGCCACGTTGCTCTACAAGTCATCGGTTTaggtgctttttttttttttttttttttttgagaaacacaaagACAAACGCGTACGCTCATATACACgcacatacactcacccctatgaacgcacacacgcacaccctacccctatgagcacctcctaaGATCGAGCCGGCGGATATGTTTGCCAAACATTACTTCAAATACACGATTAATATTTGTATTAGATTAGTATCATTATAAAGTGTATTTTCAAtgtgaatccaacgatactatatacatatattataatcaagattttgttactCAAATTTTAGGGGAAAAGTTTGTATTGGCGCGTGCACCTtatccctagtatcggcacctcccaaccatgggatcaccatgaatgcaaaaaccaacctagaaagagaaattaaaaaagggtggggcacagcaccatgcacaagtgtgccaaatattggccccatccaaggtggttgggtatgttttaggccatggtagacccattttgaccctaaaaccctagtatcggcacctcccaaccatggtatcaccatgaatgcaaaaaccaacctagaaagagaaatttaaaaagggtggggcacaccaccatgcacaagtgtgccaaatattggccccatccaaggtggttgggtatgttttaggccatggtagacccattttgaccctaaaaccctagtatcggcacctcccaaccatggtatcaccatgaatgcaaaaaccaacctagaaagagaaattaaaaaagggtggggcacaccaccatgcacaagtgtgccaaatattggccccatccaaggtggttgggtatgttttaggccatggtagacccattttgaccctaaaaccctagtatcggcacctcccaaccatgggatcaccatgaatgcaaaaaccaacctagaaagagaaagccaaaaagggtggggcacaccaccatgcacaagtgtgccaaatattggccccatccaaggtggttgggtatgttttaggccatggtagacccattttgaccctaaaaccctagtatcggcacctcccaaccatgggatcaccatgaatgcaaaaaccaacctagaaagagaaattaaaaaagggtggggcacagcaccatgcacaagtgtgccaaatattggccccatccaaggtggttgggtatgttttaggccatggtagacccattttgaccctaaaaccctagtatcggcacctcccaaccatggtatcaccatgaatgcaaaaaccaacctagaaagagaaatttaaaaagggtggggcacaccaccatgcacaagtgtgccaaatattggccccatccaaggtggttgggtatgttttaggccatggtagacccattttgaccctaaaaccctagtatcggcacctcccaaccatggtatcaccatgaatgcaaaaaccaacctagaaagagaaattaaaaagggtggggcacaccaccatgcacaagtgtgccaaatattggccccatccaaggtggttgggtatgttttaggccatggtagacccaattAGACCCTAAAGCCATACAAcccgcacctcccaaccatgggatcaccatgaatgcaaaaaccaacctagaaagagaaagccaaaaagggtggggcacaccaccatgcacaagtgtgccaaatattggccccatccaaggtggttgggtatgttttaggccatggtagacccattttgaccctaaaaccctagtatcggcacctcccaaccatggtatcaccatgaatgcaaaaaccaacctagaaagagaaattaaaaagggtggggcacaccaccatgcacaagtgtgccaaatattggccccatccaaggtggttgggtatgttttaggccatggtagacccattttgaccctaaaaccctagtatcggcacctcccaaccatgggatcaccatgaatgcaaaaaccaacctacaaagagaaattaaaaaagggtggggcacaccaccatgcacaagtgtgccaaatattggccccatccaaggtggttgggtatgttttaggccatggtagacccattttgaccc includes the following:
- the LOC139832393 gene encoding ubiquitin-like-specific protease ESD4: MVRSGAVGRVLTEYTVRDKVYFPLNIGNTHWTTVVMHTPKQEFQVLDSLYPLEFTLETVEALRQSADDMQVANEVTSGNHPDVSKWPILEYDMPQQHDGNSCGLFVMECMEHWDGDRMTAEISQV